A part of Microbacterium atlanticum genomic DNA contains:
- a CDS encoding glycosyltransferase family 2 protein — protein sequence MHVAIVLNWHGRADTLECVRSILDGDADTEVLVVDNGSFDGVVETLAGTPRVSTLQLLRNLGFSGGMNRGIEWALGHGADTITILNNDTVVPPGALPRLASLAADAIAVSPTVFYRDDPGRIWFGGGTLDMPDGYPHHTAQADLASCVNGVRVTDVLAGCCITASAPTWRAVGLFDERFFLNFEDSEWSLRARSRGIRLLVACDVRILHAVSASFTGAAATLGSFYFLRNGLLFSKLAGAGPAARVRFLRRFGLAGLRRRSWRGRSRGLVVAGWAAACYLTRRFGEAPGALRRRVTRWASQPTV from the coding sequence ATGCACGTCGCGATCGTCCTGAATTGGCATGGACGAGCTGACACGCTGGAGTGTGTGCGATCCATCCTGGACGGGGATGCCGACACCGAGGTCCTCGTGGTCGACAACGGCTCGTTCGACGGGGTGGTGGAAACCCTGGCGGGGACACCACGCGTGAGTACGTTGCAGCTCCTGCGCAACCTCGGGTTCTCCGGAGGCATGAACCGCGGTATCGAGTGGGCCCTCGGACACGGCGCGGACACGATCACGATTCTCAACAACGACACCGTCGTGCCACCTGGCGCGCTGCCTCGCCTCGCCTCGCTCGCGGCCGACGCCATCGCGGTCAGTCCAACCGTCTTCTATAGGGACGACCCCGGCCGCATCTGGTTCGGCGGCGGCACCCTCGACATGCCCGACGGCTACCCGCATCACACCGCCCAGGCCGACTTGGCGTCCTGTGTGAACGGTGTTCGGGTGACCGACGTGCTCGCCGGATGCTGCATCACGGCGTCGGCTCCGACCTGGCGGGCTGTCGGGCTCTTCGACGAACGATTCTTCCTCAACTTCGAGGACTCGGAGTGGAGTTTGCGCGCGCGGTCTCGCGGCATCCGTCTGCTCGTCGCTTGCGACGTGCGTATCCTCCACGCCGTATCGGCATCGTTCACCGGGGCCGCGGCGACGCTGGGAAGCTTCTACTTCCTCCGCAACGGGCTGCTCTTCTCAAAGCTCGCGGGTGCCGGCCCCGCGGCGCGGGTGCGCTTCCTGCGTCGTTTCGGTCTGGCGGGGCTGCGCCGGCGTTCGTGGCGTGGCCGAAGCCGTGGACTCGTCGTCGCGGGCTGGGCGGCCGCCTGCTACCTGACGCGACGATTCGGCGAAGCGCCTGGGGCGTTGCGTCGGCGCGTCACTCGCTGGGCCTCTCAGCCGACCGTGTAG
- a CDS encoding ABC transporter permease: MRPTVITPPGRLALPPWRELWDAREVALRFAQRDVVLRYRQTFIGVAWVLLQPLAAAGIFAIVFGAVAQLPTGGVPYFLFSYMSMLAWTLFASTLSRSASSMVANQALVSKVFFPRMLVPLSAAGPTLLDFAVGFGFGVVLLFAFTVNPGWPVLLVPIWVLIITATAVGAGLAASAWMVKYRDVQYVLPWILQVALFATPVAYATDAIPPALQPLFLANPLAWMLDGFRWSTLGTTAPPVWQLVGSVVVAVLVLFVGAAIFQRYERVFADLI, translated from the coding sequence GTGCGCCCGACCGTCATCACGCCTCCCGGCCGGTTGGCGCTGCCGCCGTGGCGGGAGTTGTGGGATGCGCGTGAGGTCGCCCTGCGTTTCGCTCAGCGTGACGTCGTGCTCCGCTACCGGCAGACTTTCATCGGAGTCGCGTGGGTGCTGTTGCAGCCGCTGGCAGCTGCCGGCATCTTCGCGATCGTGTTCGGCGCTGTCGCGCAGCTGCCCACCGGCGGCGTTCCGTACTTCTTGTTCTCGTACATGAGCATGCTCGCGTGGACCCTTTTCGCCAGCACGCTCTCCCGTTCCGCGTCGTCGATGGTGGCCAATCAGGCGCTGGTCTCGAAAGTGTTCTTCCCCCGCATGCTGGTTCCGTTGTCCGCGGCAGGCCCGACGCTGCTGGACTTCGCAGTGGGTTTCGGTTTCGGCGTCGTCCTACTGTTCGCATTCACGGTGAACCCTGGCTGGCCGGTGCTGCTCGTTCCGATCTGGGTCCTGATCATCACTGCGACGGCCGTCGGTGCAGGGCTCGCGGCGTCCGCGTGGATGGTCAAGTACCGGGACGTCCAGTACGTGCTGCCGTGGATCCTGCAGGTGGCGTTGTTCGCGACGCCGGTCGCATACGCGACGGATGCGATCCCGCCGGCCCTCCAGCCACTGTTCCTCGCCAATCCCCTCGCCTGGATGCTCGACGGCTTCCGCTGGTCCACGCTCGGAACGACCGCACCACCCGTCTGGCAACTGGTCGGATCGGTCGTCGTGGCCGTTCTGGTGCTCTTCGTCGGCGCGGCGATCTTCCAGCGATACGAACGGGTGTTCGCCGACCTCATCTGA
- a CDS encoding MauE/DoxX family redox-associated membrane protein, translating to MPDALLAAFPLVLAAVLIASGVSKLRNPEDLQGWADLGVPRGLRREWLLRFHPAGEIVLGVALAVLGGILGLLAALAAVGLMSAYTWLVVRAVSRDEDTSCACFGVRKKVTRVTVVRNAWLTAIAVAAAFSIWTAPTLGGVLVAGWPVVPALALAAVTTALVMWPDDAPQFARDSGPMADAAQSPRSESADESDELDYIRTRTPAVSVTLADGTATDLRALTELRPVLLLLVSPTCGWCEPIVAQRQAWRELLPEVDVRLLLTDPPESSPWTETDEPQSLHDTGGRVAASLADFIPSPSAVLLGADGLLAGGPVVGDAIKSFIDDIYESLHGVRPPVPASGKA from the coding sequence ATGCCTGACGCACTCCTGGCGGCGTTCCCCCTTGTGCTGGCAGCCGTACTCATCGCCAGCGGTGTCAGCAAGCTGAGAAACCCCGAAGACCTGCAGGGCTGGGCCGACCTGGGCGTGCCCCGTGGCCTTCGGCGCGAATGGCTCCTCCGGTTCCATCCTGCGGGGGAGATCGTCCTCGGTGTCGCGCTGGCTGTGCTGGGCGGCATCCTCGGACTGCTCGCCGCGCTCGCGGCGGTGGGCCTCATGAGCGCCTACACCTGGCTGGTGGTGCGGGCCGTCTCGCGTGACGAGGACACCAGCTGCGCGTGCTTCGGCGTCCGGAAGAAGGTGACGCGCGTCACCGTGGTGCGCAATGCGTGGCTCACGGCGATCGCCGTCGCCGCCGCGTTCAGCATCTGGACCGCTCCGACTCTGGGCGGCGTTCTGGTCGCGGGCTGGCCTGTGGTGCCCGCCCTGGCGCTGGCTGCCGTCACAACGGCGCTGGTGATGTGGCCTGACGATGCGCCGCAGTTCGCACGCGACAGCGGACCCATGGCCGATGCGGCTCAGAGTCCTCGGTCCGAGAGTGCCGACGAAAGCGACGAACTGGATTACATCCGCACGCGGACACCCGCTGTCTCGGTGACGCTCGCCGACGGGACGGCTACCGATCTGCGGGCGCTCACCGAACTGCGGCCAGTCCTTCTCCTCCTGGTCTCGCCGACATGCGGATGGTGCGAACCGATCGTCGCCCAGCGTCAGGCGTGGCGCGAGCTGCTTCCGGAGGTCGACGTGCGGCTGCTGCTCACCGATCCGCCCGAGTCGAGCCCGTGGACCGAGACCGATGAACCGCAGTCGCTCCATGACACCGGCGGTCGTGTCGCAGCGTCGCTCGCCGACTTCATCCCGTCGCCGAGTGCGGTGCTGCTCGGCGCCGACGGTCTGCTTGCCGGTGGGCCGGTGGTCGGCGACGCCATCAAGTCCTTCATCGACGACATCTACGAGAGCTTGCACGGCGTTCGGCCGCCGGTTCCAGCTTCGGGTAAGGCTTAA
- a CDS encoding glycosyltransferase, translated as MYGGGRVRVLRISHSAGVDAWRGRERALAARGVDVDVICAARWVEGGVPVTPHPRPGEKVTPVRTWGTHPALFLYEPRPILRSLRRGWDVVDIHEEPFSLATAEVRLLRRLAGVRAPILLYTAQNLDKRYPVPFRWLERAALRSAAAVSACNAAAARIAERKGFDGRARTIPLGVDTDEFAPTPEPPRPSGADAEAAATAAGESPSAPGRPPVVVGFLGRLVPEKGIGLLLDAVAAEPGLRLRIAGGGPLQDELDRQISSRGLDARVEMLGGIQPSDAPAFYRSLDVLAVPSLPTATWTEQFGRVAVEAMACGTPVVSSAAGALPDVVGGAGIVVPLDPADPDVPGLAAALIEAGTARAAELRALGLERAAECSWESVADEYLDLYRSVLHDVDGAPRDVEIIVVAYGAPGLLRQALEPVAALPVTVVDNSSSAEIADLCARLGVRYLDPGRNGGFAAGVNHGLANRLLPDADVLLLNPDARIEPARIAELQASLRADPRLASVAPEQTDAAGRRARVAWPFPSPLNSWLEALGLGAYQRGGSYVIGAVLMLRAEALSQLGGLDERFFLYAEETDWAYRAHRLDWRHAVVTDVAAVHEGAATSNDARLREAQFHASQERYFRKHFGTVGWQVTRAGVWFGAMARAIMLDRDRAREARRRAALYRLGPVRVERRLSSR; from the coding sequence GTGTACGGGGGTGGGCGGGTGCGGGTGCTCAGGATCTCGCACAGCGCCGGGGTGGACGCCTGGCGCGGCCGTGAACGCGCCCTCGCCGCCCGCGGAGTCGATGTCGACGTGATCTGCGCCGCGCGCTGGGTCGAAGGGGGTGTCCCGGTGACCCCTCACCCTCGCCCCGGCGAGAAGGTCACGCCCGTGCGGACGTGGGGGACCCACCCTGCGCTGTTCCTCTACGAGCCGCGGCCGATCCTGCGCTCGCTTCGCCGGGGATGGGATGTCGTTGACATCCACGAGGAGCCTTTCTCGCTGGCGACTGCGGAAGTGCGCCTGCTCCGCCGGCTGGCAGGCGTCCGTGCGCCGATCCTCCTTTACACGGCGCAGAATCTCGACAAGAGGTATCCGGTCCCCTTCCGCTGGCTGGAGCGTGCGGCGCTTCGCAGCGCGGCGGCGGTGTCTGCTTGCAATGCCGCCGCGGCAAGGATCGCCGAACGCAAGGGATTCGACGGTCGCGCCCGCACGATCCCGCTCGGCGTAGACACCGATGAGTTCGCCCCAACTCCGGAGCCGCCTCGACCGTCGGGCGCAGATGCCGAGGCCGCCGCAACGGCTGCGGGTGAAAGTCCTTCTGCCCCGGGTCGCCCGCCCGTCGTCGTCGGCTTCCTCGGGCGCCTGGTGCCCGAGAAGGGGATCGGACTGCTGCTCGACGCGGTCGCCGCCGAGCCGGGTCTCCGCCTGCGCATCGCCGGCGGCGGGCCCCTTCAGGACGAGCTGGACCGTCAGATCAGCAGCCGAGGACTGGACGCCCGCGTCGAGATGCTGGGCGGAATACAGCCTTCCGATGCGCCGGCCTTCTATCGATCGCTCGATGTCCTCGCGGTGCCATCCCTCCCGACAGCCACGTGGACCGAGCAGTTCGGCAGGGTCGCCGTCGAGGCGATGGCGTGCGGAACGCCGGTGGTCTCGAGCGCCGCGGGCGCCCTGCCCGACGTCGTGGGAGGCGCGGGCATCGTCGTGCCGCTCGATCCGGCGGATCCTGATGTCCCCGGTCTTGCAGCGGCCCTCATCGAAGCAGGCACTGCTCGCGCAGCGGAGTTGCGTGCCCTCGGGCTCGAGCGTGCCGCCGAGTGCTCGTGGGAGTCGGTCGCCGATGAGTACCTGGACCTGTACCGGTCCGTTCTCCACGACGTCGACGGCGCTCCGCGGGATGTCGAGATCATCGTCGTCGCTTACGGAGCACCCGGCCTCCTGCGCCAAGCGCTCGAGCCGGTCGCTGCTCTGCCGGTGACCGTCGTGGACAACTCGTCGTCAGCCGAGATCGCCGACCTGTGCGCGCGACTCGGAGTCCGCTATCTCGACCCAGGCCGCAACGGCGGCTTCGCCGCCGGTGTGAACCACGGGCTGGCGAACCGGCTCCTCCCCGATGCCGACGTGCTGCTGCTCAATCCCGATGCCCGCATCGAGCCGGCGAGGATCGCCGAGCTGCAGGCATCGCTACGGGCCGATCCGCGCCTCGCAAGCGTCGCGCCGGAGCAGACGGATGCCGCGGGCCGACGAGCCCGCGTCGCGTGGCCGTTCCCTTCGCCCCTGAACTCCTGGCTGGAGGCTCTCGGACTGGGCGCCTACCAACGCGGTGGCTCGTACGTCATCGGAGCAGTGCTGATGCTTCGCGCCGAGGCGCTGTCGCAGCTCGGCGGGCTCGACGAGAGGTTCTTCCTCTACGCGGAGGAGACGGACTGGGCCTACCGTGCGCATCGCCTCGACTGGCGCCACGCAGTCGTGACGGACGTCGCCGCGGTGCACGAGGGCGCGGCGACCAGCAACGACGCCCGACTCCGCGAAGCACAGTTCCACGCCTCCCAGGAACGCTATTTCCGCAAGCACTTCGGTACCGTGGGGTGGCAGGTGACGCGCGCCGGCGTGTGGTTCGGCGCGATGGCTCGCGCCATCATGCTGGACAGAGATCGAGCACGCGAGGCCAGGCGCCGCGCGGCCCTGTACCGGCTGGGGCCCGTGCGAGTCGAGCGCAGGCTGTCCTCGCGATGA
- a CDS encoding heparan-alpha-glucosaminide N-acetyltransferase domain-containing protein, producing MPDVLRGVAIIAMLLAHAMLFFPDASASMVFVVANVNDLASPLFALVMGMSAQIVWDRAPRWWPTLGQQWLRGLALIVLGLWMATWGSWVVIILAYLGLLLIVGVPLLKLRTGWLVMATIFAVIVSAPLNAWARGLASTSPEWHWATQQLATWAALGTSYRLTNLLPFFLFGALLLRHGFRRDRWLQWMLVAAPITYLVRPLGERMLGWPEVSGSYPDTLHDVGLVFATYVAVVWLATVTRPRPRRVIDGLFVPIRACGEVALSLYLLHVGIIAVWAGSLGLPVDTILLGWVLTVPLVVLVGWAWWRFVGTGPVEWLLGWVTGRPKRPRASRGAASAGPHRQR from the coding sequence GTGCCGGACGTCCTTCGCGGCGTCGCGATCATCGCGATGCTGCTGGCCCACGCCATGCTCTTCTTCCCGGATGCGAGCGCGTCGATGGTCTTCGTCGTCGCCAACGTGAACGACCTGGCCTCACCTCTGTTCGCACTGGTGATGGGGATGTCCGCGCAGATCGTCTGGGATCGGGCGCCGCGCTGGTGGCCGACGCTCGGTCAGCAATGGCTCCGCGGGCTCGCCTTGATCGTCCTGGGGCTGTGGATGGCTACATGGGGCTCGTGGGTCGTGATCATCCTGGCCTACCTCGGACTCCTGCTGATCGTCGGCGTGCCGTTGCTGAAGTTGCGAACCGGCTGGCTCGTCATGGCCACGATCTTCGCCGTCATCGTGAGCGCACCGCTGAACGCCTGGGCTCGCGGGCTCGCGTCCACGAGCCCCGAGTGGCACTGGGCGACACAGCAGCTTGCGACGTGGGCGGCGCTCGGCACGTCGTACCGCCTCACGAATCTGCTCCCTTTCTTTCTCTTCGGGGCGCTCCTCCTGCGTCACGGCTTCCGTCGGGACCGATGGCTGCAGTGGATGCTGGTCGCCGCTCCGATCACCTACCTCGTGCGCCCGCTCGGGGAGCGGATGCTCGGCTGGCCCGAAGTTTCGGGCAGTTATCCCGACACGCTTCATGACGTGGGTCTGGTCTTCGCGACGTACGTGGCAGTGGTCTGGCTCGCGACAGTCACGCGCCCCCGTCCACGCCGGGTGATCGATGGTCTTTTCGTGCCGATCCGCGCCTGTGGCGAGGTCGCCCTCAGCCTCTACCTCCTGCACGTCGGGATCATCGCGGTATGGGCGGGCAGCCTCGGCCTCCCCGTTGACACCATCCTCTTGGGGTGGGTGCTCACGGTGCCGCTCGTGGTCCTGGTCGGTTGGGCCTGGTGGCGCTTCGTGGGCACGGGGCCGGTCGAGTGGCTGCTCGGTTGGGTGACGGGACGTCCGAAACGGCCACGTGCGAGCCGCGGTGCGGCCTCCGCGGGCCCCCATCGGCAGAGATGA
- a CDS encoding glycosyltransferase family 4 protein produces MTDRLRIVHATRSGAFAGVEQFVLRLATRQALDGHEVRVIGGAAQRMERTLAAHGIAFTPAARTITTCRAIREAHDADVVNTHMTAADVAAVAALAGYRRPPAIVSTRHFVGVRGRGTRIPFDRVIGDRIDAEIAISHAVAASLGRPSTVVHAGVQDDGNAPLPRARTVLMVQRLEAEKRTDLGLRAFAASHLQDRGWMLEIAGDGAERVALQSLAAELGVTVRFLGFRDDVPLLMRSAGMLLAPCTAEGLGLAVLEAMSMGTPVIAADAGGHHEILEGLDPRALYSPEDTDAAARNLRELADDDGGRAALGSAGQSRQRAEFSLAAQAARTDAVYRAAIAGRMRRARG; encoded by the coding sequence ATGACCGACCGCCTGCGCATCGTCCACGCCACACGCTCCGGCGCCTTCGCCGGAGTTGAGCAGTTCGTGTTGCGGCTGGCGACCCGGCAGGCGCTGGACGGTCATGAGGTTCGCGTCATCGGCGGGGCTGCCCAGCGGATGGAGCGCACCCTCGCCGCCCACGGCATCGCGTTCACCCCTGCCGCGCGCACGATCACGACATGTCGGGCGATCCGCGAGGCGCATGACGCGGACGTCGTCAACACCCACATGACAGCAGCCGACGTCGCGGCGGTGGCTGCGCTCGCCGGCTACCGCCGCCCTCCCGCGATCGTGTCGACGAGACACTTCGTCGGCGTCCGTGGCCGCGGTACGCGCATTCCGTTCGACCGAGTGATCGGCGACCGGATCGATGCCGAGATCGCCATCAGTCATGCCGTCGCAGCCTCTCTGGGCCGACCGAGTACGGTCGTGCACGCCGGTGTGCAGGATGATGGCAACGCGCCCCTCCCTCGCGCGCGCACTGTTCTCATGGTTCAACGGCTGGAGGCGGAGAAGCGCACCGATCTCGGCCTGCGCGCCTTCGCGGCTTCACACCTGCAGGATCGTGGGTGGATGCTCGAGATCGCCGGGGACGGTGCCGAGCGTGTTGCCCTCCAGTCGCTCGCCGCAGAGCTCGGGGTGACAGTCCGCTTCCTCGGCTTCCGCGACGACGTTCCGCTCCTCATGCGAAGCGCAGGGATGCTTCTCGCCCCCTGCACGGCCGAAGGACTCGGTCTGGCCGTCCTCGAAGCGATGTCGATGGGAACTCCCGTGATTGCCGCGGACGCCGGCGGGCACCACGAGATCCTGGAGGGTCTCGATCCTCGCGCGCTGTACTCCCCGGAGGACACGGATGCCGCGGCACGGAACCTGCGGGAACTCGCCGACGACGACGGGGGGCGCGCAGCGCTCGGCTCGGCGGGGCAGTCCCGTCAGCGGGCGGAGTTCTCACTTGCGGCTCAGGCCGCCCGTACCGACGCGGTATATCGAGCGGCGATCGCCGGACGCATGAGAAGGGCTCGCGGGTGA
- a CDS encoding polysaccharide ABC transporter ATP-binding protein, with the protein MTHGTAAIIASNVSKTYRISHRSRPNRASEAIVEFAKRPFRRTDVELFDALHALDFEVPAGEAVGIIGRNGAGKSTLLKLLTRITAPTTGRIELRGRVGSLLEVGTGFHPELTGRENIFLNGTLLGMRRREIIRRFDQIVDFAGVEKFLDTPVKRYSSGMYVRLAFAVAAHLDTEILAIDEVLAVGDAEFQRKSLAKLRDAARDGRTVLYVSHQMQTVLNLCTSAMFLQSGRLVAQGAVADVMARYRESFDDFATAQVEASRRPGSGEVRAAAVTTDGTFHVADTKMVQIEVAAGSAGGRPYYVSAHVNDANGVVLAQCDSRVHDVWLDPARPQRLSLSIDGLWLRPGRYSVDVFVCRAGILDAWEAAASFEILPDLPYPEFSDPEATAGGAVLSDFTYTVG; encoded by the coding sequence GTGACGCACGGCACCGCCGCGATCATCGCCTCCAACGTCTCCAAGACGTATCGGATCAGCCACCGCAGCCGCCCGAACCGTGCCAGCGAGGCCATCGTCGAGTTCGCGAAACGGCCCTTCCGCCGCACGGACGTGGAGCTGTTCGACGCCCTTCACGCACTGGATTTCGAGGTTCCCGCGGGCGAGGCGGTCGGCATCATCGGTCGCAACGGGGCCGGCAAGTCCACGCTCCTCAAGCTGCTGACCCGGATCACGGCTCCCACCACGGGCCGCATCGAGCTGCGCGGCCGCGTCGGAAGTCTGCTCGAGGTGGGAACGGGCTTTCACCCCGAATTGACCGGTCGCGAGAACATCTTCCTCAACGGCACACTGCTGGGCATGCGGCGCCGCGAGATCATCCGCCGCTTCGACCAGATCGTGGACTTCGCAGGTGTGGAGAAGTTCCTCGACACGCCCGTCAAGCGCTACTCGTCGGGCATGTACGTGCGCCTCGCGTTCGCCGTCGCCGCGCACCTCGACACCGAGATCTTGGCGATCGACGAGGTGCTCGCCGTGGGCGACGCCGAGTTCCAACGGAAGTCGCTGGCGAAGCTGAGGGATGCCGCGAGGGACGGCCGGACGGTGCTGTACGTGAGCCACCAGATGCAGACGGTGCTCAACCTGTGCACCTCGGCGATGTTCCTGCAGTCCGGGCGCCTTGTAGCGCAGGGCGCCGTTGCGGACGTCATGGCGCGTTATCGCGAGTCGTTCGATGACTTCGCGACCGCTCAGGTCGAGGCATCCCGCCGCCCGGGATCGGGGGAAGTGCGGGCGGCGGCGGTCACCACCGACGGTACTTTCCACGTGGCCGATACCAAGATGGTGCAGATCGAGGTCGCCGCGGGTTCGGCGGGCGGCCGCCCGTACTACGTCTCGGCGCACGTGAACGATGCGAACGGCGTCGTCCTCGCACAATGCGACTCCAGGGTGCATGATGTCTGGCTGGATCCGGCGCGCCCTCAGCGCCTGAGCCTTTCTATTGACGGTCTGTGGCTGCGGCCGGGGCGCTACTCCGTCGACGTGTTCGTGTGCCGTGCGGGCATCCTCGACGCCTGGGAGGCGGCCGCCTCATTCGAGATCCTTCCCGACCTGCCTTATCCCGAGTTCTCCGACCCCGAGGCGACTGCCGGCGGCGCGGTTCTCAGCGACTTCACCTACACGGTCGGCTGA
- a CDS encoding glycosyltransferase family 4 protein — protein sequence MTRIVQIVPFMRPGSGVAGVAWNLDRALRSLGADVEAYTYTQARAGEREPIAVRGRRTARLASSWRVVWMSTEGTRRARDFLAERPDAVSIVHSNVTIGDVYVNHGVLFAAMRARGRAGLRLLKDPSRIYVHFRDRKRYRGHAHRRIVVLTAAEEQTLVSSYGRVGPPVRIISNGVDLDEYRPPTSDERAEARRVFELDEEDRVALFVGHEFDRKGLPLAIEALTHAPTVLLLVVGGARKMVDDSRRLAQKLGVADRVLLLGEQHGLKAYYAAADMFVLPSVYESSGLVFLEALASGLPLVATRVGVAPEVVVDGENGYLVDRDAEQIGDRLERLAAHPSGAFAARARASVTGYSWRAVAEQYLELAREIEAERAAEAASSAPSVGRGGPGTKEPRRR from the coding sequence ATGACCCGCATCGTGCAGATCGTCCCCTTCATGCGACCGGGCTCAGGCGTCGCGGGAGTGGCGTGGAATCTCGATCGCGCGCTGCGCAGCCTCGGCGCCGACGTCGAGGCTTACACCTACACGCAGGCGCGCGCCGGCGAGCGGGAACCGATCGCGGTCCGGGGCAGGCGCACCGCCCGGCTCGCGTCCTCGTGGCGCGTAGTGTGGATGTCGACGGAGGGCACGCGACGAGCGAGAGATTTTCTCGCCGAGCGACCGGATGCGGTGTCGATCGTCCACAGCAACGTCACGATCGGCGACGTGTACGTCAATCACGGCGTGCTGTTCGCGGCGATGCGGGCCCGTGGCCGGGCGGGCCTGAGGCTGCTCAAGGATCCCTCCCGGATATATGTGCACTTTCGCGACCGCAAGCGTTACCGTGGGCACGCTCACCGCCGCATCGTCGTGCTGACGGCAGCCGAAGAGCAGACACTCGTCTCCTCGTACGGGCGCGTCGGTCCGCCGGTGAGGATCATCTCCAACGGGGTCGACCTGGATGAGTACCGACCCCCGACAAGCGACGAAAGGGCCGAAGCCCGTCGAGTGTTCGAGTTGGACGAGGAGGACCGGGTCGCCCTCTTCGTCGGCCATGAGTTCGATCGGAAGGGCCTTCCCCTCGCCATCGAGGCGCTCACGCATGCCCCCACCGTGCTTCTTCTCGTCGTCGGAGGCGCGCGCAAGATGGTCGACGACTCCCGACGCCTGGCTCAGAAGCTCGGCGTGGCAGACCGCGTCCTCCTGCTCGGCGAGCAGCACGGCCTGAAGGCGTATTACGCCGCAGCCGACATGTTCGTGCTGCCGAGCGTCTACGAATCGAGCGGGCTCGTCTTCCTCGAAGCGCTCGCCTCCGGACTCCCGCTCGTCGCGACACGGGTAGGAGTCGCGCCGGAGGTCGTCGTCGACGGGGAGAACGGCTACCTGGTCGACCGTGACGCGGAACAGATCGGCGATCGACTCGAACGCCTGGCTGCACACCCCAGCGGCGCGTTCGCCGCACGTGCACGGGCGAGCGTGACCGGCTACTCCTGGCGTGCAGTGGCCGAGCAGTATCTGGAGCTGGCCCGCGAGATCGAGGCGGAGAGGGCGGCGGAAGCGGCGAGCAGCGCCCCTTCCGTCGGACGCGGTGGCCCCGGCACCAAGGAACCCCGGCGCCGATGA
- a CDS encoding glycosyltransferase: protein MNLVVVSLEAWDDVWRRNQHLVSRLLHTDPALRVLFVEPAADPLHDVVSRRLPRRGQRLTEESGFDGRLLRFRPVKLLPRSIDARADERLARSVLEATRRAGFSEAVLWLNDPSAAPLARLTGWPTLYDVTDDWVAADRPSAEIDRIRADENWLLRHAREVVVCSPELMRRKSGARRGAIHLIPNAVDVAAYRAKKPRPRDLPAAAAVYVGTLHTDRLDLDLCVRTAAALSLRASLVLVGPNALTSAATTRLSAAGVVLLGPRPHEDVIAYLQHADALVVPHVVSPFTDSLDPIKLYEYAAVGRPVVSTPVAGFRDADDPRVRVVAASGFPAAVAELVPAATSFPDGTDVAVAGWDDRAAAMRGVLTRVHAS, encoded by the coding sequence GTGAACCTCGTGGTCGTGTCCCTTGAGGCATGGGACGACGTATGGCGGCGCAACCAGCATCTGGTGTCCCGGCTGCTTCACACGGATCCGGCCCTCCGCGTGCTGTTCGTCGAGCCGGCGGCAGACCCGCTGCACGACGTCGTGTCGCGCCGACTGCCGCGGCGCGGGCAGCGCCTCACCGAGGAGTCGGGCTTCGACGGCCGTCTCTTGCGGTTCCGGCCGGTGAAGCTCCTGCCCAGATCAATCGATGCTCGCGCCGATGAGCGCCTCGCGCGCAGCGTGCTCGAGGCGACGCGGCGCGCCGGGTTCTCGGAGGCTGTGCTGTGGTTGAACGATCCGAGCGCGGCCCCGCTCGCCCGCCTCACGGGCTGGCCGACGCTCTACGACGTCACCGACGACTGGGTGGCCGCGGATCGCCCGTCCGCCGAGATCGATCGCATCCGCGCCGACGAGAACTGGCTGCTGCGGCACGCGCGGGAGGTGGTGGTCTGCTCACCGGAGCTCATGCGACGCAAGTCCGGCGCGCGGCGCGGGGCGATCCACCTGATCCCGAACGCGGTCGACGTCGCTGCCTACCGCGCAAAGAAACCTCGCCCCCGCGACCTGCCGGCAGCTGCGGCGGTCTACGTCGGCACCCTGCACACCGACCGGCTCGACCTCGACCTCTGCGTGCGAACCGCAGCAGCCCTGTCGCTCCGCGCATCACTCGTGCTCGTCGGCCCCAACGCGCTGACTTCCGCCGCGACGACCCGCCTCAGCGCCGCCGGCGTCGTCTTGCTCGGCCCGCGTCCACACGAAGACGTGATCGCATACCTGCAGCACGCCGACGCGCTCGTCGTCCCGCACGTCGTCTCGCCGTTCACCGACAGTCTCGACCCGATCAAGCTCTACGAATACGCGGCCGTCGGCCGTCCAGTCGTCTCGACCCCGGTCGCCGGCTTCCGCGACGCAGACGATCCGCGCGTCCGTGTGGTTGCGGCATCCGGGTTCCCTGCCGCAGTCGCGGAGCTGGTGCCCGCCGCCACAAGCTTTCCCGACGGGACCGACGTAGCGGTCGCCGGGTGGGATGACCGCGCCGCAGCCATGCGGGGCGTGCTCACCCGGGTGCACGCCTCCTGA